In the genome of Candidatus Omnitrophota bacterium, the window TCCCTTGCGAGAAAATCCTGCAAGAAGCTAAACAAAATAATGCGGACATGATCGGCCTTTCCGGGCTCATTACCCCATCCCTGGATGAAATGGTGCATGTGGCTTCTGAATTGCAGCGTCAGGGCTTTTCCTTGCCTCTTTTGATCGGAGGAGCAACCACTTCGCCCGCGCATACAGCTGTTAAAATTGAGCCCGTTTATAAAAACGGGTTGGTCATCCATGGTCAAGATGCTTCCGGTTGCGCGGCTGTTTGCCGATCACTGATGGATCCCGAATTAAAACAAGATCTGATCAACAAAGTCCGCAAAGAATTTGAAGAATTGCGTCAGGAACATTTAAGCCGCCGGTCGAGCCAATCCTTTGTTCCCATTAAAAAAGCCCGTGAAAAAGCTTTTATGACTGATTGGGAACAAGCCGGCATTACCAAGCCTTCATTTTTAGGCATTAAAGTTTTCCAGAATTTTGACCTGACCCTCATCCGTAAACGCATCGACTGGTCACCGTTTTTTATTACCTGGGAACTTAAAGGGAAATTTCCACAGATCCTCAAAGATCCAGTCTTGAATGCTGAAGCCAGCCGTGTTTATCATGATGCCAACGCTCTTTTGGATGAGATTATTAATAAAAAACTTCTTAAGGCTAACGCGGTTGTAGGTTTTTTTCCTGCTAATTCTGTTGGAGACGATATCGAATTGTATAGCGATGACGATCGTCAGAATGTGGCTGCTATTTTCTATAATCTGCGCCAGCAGATCATTGTCTGGGAAGATCATCCGCTTTTATCCCATGCGGATTACGTGGCTCCAAGATCATCCGGGGTCAAAGACTATATCGGCGCTTTCGCGGTGAGTACCGGCATTGGTTTAGACGAGTTGGTCAAAAATTTTAAAGCCGACCACGATGATTACAAATGCATCATGGCCAAAGCTGTGGCTGACCGTTTGGCAGAGGCATTTGCAGAATTGATGCACGAGAAAGTGCGCAAAGAGCTTTGGGGTTATGCTCCGCAGGAGGATTTGACCGATGAACAAATTATTTTAGGTCATTATCGGGGTATTCGCCCGGCGCCGGGGTATCCGGCCTACCCCGACCATACAGAAAAAGCGACATTATTTAAAATTTTAGATGCTACTAAGAATACCGGCATTAACTTAACGGAGACTTTTGCCATGTTCCCCACTGCAGCCGTCAGTGGCCTCTATTTTGCTCATCCACAATCAAAATATTTTGCCATCAACACAATAGACCAGGACCAGATCACCGACTACGCCAAACGTAAGAAAATATCCGTACAAGAAGCTGAAAAATGGCTAGGGTCGAATTTGAGATACTAGGTTCTTATGAGAATCGTTTCTTTAATTGCCAGCAGCACGGAGATTGTCTGTGCCTTAGGTTTTGAAGGCTCCCTGGTTGGGCGTTCACATGAATGTGATTACCCGCTGGACGTCCGGCAGCTGCCCGCCTGTTCCGAGCCTAAATTTAATATCCATGGGACCAGCCGTGAGATCGATGAGCGTGTTAAGACGATTGTCCGTGAATCTCTTTCCGTTTATCGTGTTGATACCGAGAGGCTTAAAGCTTTAAAACCGGATGTTATTATCACGCAGGACCATTGTGAGGTCTGCGCGGTGAGCCTTAAAGATGTACAAGAGGCAGTGTGTGATTGGGTTGGAGACGAAGTTAAAATAGTTACTTTGCGGCCCAATGCCCTGCTTGATGTGTGGCAGGGAATAAGACAGGTTGCGGATGCCTTGGGTCAGCCCAATCAGGCGGAAAAGCTTATCAGACACTGTCAAGAGCGCATGTCAGATATTGCGCGGAAAACGAAAAGTTTGCCTCAACACCCATCGGTGGCATGTATCGAATGGATTGAGCCATTGATGTGCGCGGGTAATTGGGTGCCGGAATTGGTGGAGATGGCAGGTGGAAAGGACCTTTTTGGAAAACCGGGAGAGCATTCCCCGTGGATGAGCTGGGAACAATTGCACCAAGCCGATCCTGAGGTGATTATAGTAATGCCTTGCGGTTGGGATATTGAACGTATTCGCCAAGAAATGCCTATTTTAATGAAAAATCCCGGGTGGCATCAATTAAAAGCCGTCCGGCAAAACAAAGTCTATTTGACGGATGGTAACCAGTATTTTAACCGTCCGGGCCCCCGATTGGTTGAATCATTAGAAATTCTCGCCGAAATAATGCATCCTAAAGTGTTTCAATTTGGCCATGAAGGAGTCGGCTGGCAGCGTTAAAAGCATTTTGGCGAAAAAATTTGTATTTTTGTAAGAAATGTTGTAGGATAACCCCCCATATGCAAGCGCCGATCTTATCCATTATTTTTTCTTTTCGCAATGAGGAGCATGTTCTTCAGGAATTAATTTCACGCGTCAGGGCCGTATTGACCAAAGAAAAAGAACATAACGCCATTGCCGGATGGGAATTAATTTTTGTCAATGATGCTTCCAATGACAGGTCTTTAGAGGTCCTTTTGCGGCATGCCCAGAACACGAAAGACATTAAAATAATCACCATGTCGAGGGTTTTTGGAGTTGCTCCCTGTGTCATGGCGGGTTTGGCCCAAGCCCAAGGGGACGCGGCCATATATATGGATGCTGATCTGCAGGATCCTCCGGAATTGATCCCGGAAATGCTTAAAGCCATGCGCGAACAAAACGCCGATGTGGTGCATACCGTGCGCCGTTCGCGTCAGGGAGAAAGCGCCTTTAAACTGTTCATTACAAAGATCGGCTACCGTATCCTCAATCGCTATTCAACAGTGCCCATCCCCCAGGAAGCGGGAGATTTCAAACTGCTTTCCCGGCGGGTCATTGACCATTTGCTGCTGCTCAAAGAGATCAATCCGTTCATGCGCGGGCTTGTGGCATGGGTCGGGTTTAAACAGGTTTTCATTGCCTATGACCGCCAGGCGCGGTTCGCGGGAAAAAGCAAATTTTTTGTGCTCGGGAAAAAGGTGATCTCCAATTTTTTAAACTCCGCCATCATCAATTTTTCTTCCGTGCCTTTGAAGATCGCTTCTTATTGCGGTTTATCTGCTATTTTAGTAAGTATCCTGTTTGCCATGAATGCTTTGATCCAAAATATCAATGGCGCGGCGATCCCCGGGTGGACGGCCCTGATGCTGGTCATTATTTTTATCGGAGGGGTGCAGTTGTTTTGTATCGGCATGATCGGCCTGTATTTAAATGCTGTCCACGAACAAAGTAAAATGCGGCCTAATTATATCATCGAGTCGACCTATGGGATCAACCCCCGCGCGTAACAGTTATCACCGCCTTAAGGCCAAACTTTTCCTGACAGGGATGCTCAGCGGAAAGATCACTGTCCGCAAACTTTGGAATGTGCTCCTGTGCACCGCGGCCTATTTATTAAAAACAAAAAGATCAGCAAGCTCTCCTTTTATCCTTAGCCTTGAACTATGGAATGAATGCAACGCGGGCTGTCTTTTCTGCCGTGATAAAAAAGGGACCATTTACAACCTCAATCCCAACAACCCCACCTTAGGCAGTATCTCAAAAGGGAAAATGCCGGCTGAAATGGCCATGGACATCATCGACCAGGTCAAAAAAGATGTTTTGATCGCGGTGCTTTACACCAACGGCGAGCCGTTGCTGTATAAAGACCTTGGAAAAGTGATCCGGTTTGCCACCGAACGCAAGGTGATGACCATGATCTCAACGAACGGCTTGTTGTTCACCGAACAGAACGCCCGAGAGATATTGGCGGCGGGACTGGACTTTATCAAGATCCAGTTGGGAGGGTTCACCCAGGACATTTACAGCATTCAGATCCGTTACGGCGAGGTTGAGAAACTTAAAGAAAATATCCGCATGGTGGCGCGCATCAAAAAAGAATTGAATACGCCCGCTTTGATCATGATCGATTGGATTACCTATAATTATAATCGCCACCAGATCCCCTTGATCCGTCAATTCTGTCAGGAATTGGGCGTGATGTTGAGTTTCCGTCAGGGAAATCCCCGGGGAGGATTGGAAGGCAAAGAAACAGCCCTTCCGACCACGACACTTCCCATTTCTTGCG includes:
- a CDS encoding radical SAM/SPASM domain-containing protein, encoding MGSTPARNSYHRLKAKLFLTGMLSGKITVRKLWNVLLCTAAYLLKTKRSASSPFILSLELWNECNAGCLFCRDKKGTIYNLNPNNPTLGSISKGKMPAEMAMDIIDQVKKDVLIAVLYTNGEPLLYKDLGKVIRFATERKVMTMISTNGLLFTEQNAREILAAGLDFIKIQLGGFTQDIYSIQIRYGEVEKLKENIRMVARIKKELNTPALIMIDWITYNYNRHQIPLIRQFCQELGVMLSFRQGNPRGGLEGKETALPTTTLPISCDWLWKAMQVNFNGDMLQCCEGVVWSNLKPYATYKAGDRNVREIWNGPAAIATRELMATKGRKSMPICSQCQRSGVAFKW
- a CDS encoding vitamin B12 dependent-methionine synthase activation domain-containing protein produces the protein MATVKGDVHDIGKDIVGAVLACHGFKIIDLGVMVPCEKILQEAKQNNADMIGLSGLITPSLDEMVHVASELQRQGFSLPLLIGGATTSPAHTAVKIEPVYKNGLVIHGQDASGCAAVCRSLMDPELKQDLINKVRKEFEELRQEHLSRRSSQSFVPIKKAREKAFMTDWEQAGITKPSFLGIKVFQNFDLTLIRKRIDWSPFFITWELKGKFPQILKDPVLNAEASRVYHDANALLDEIINKKLLKANAVVGFFPANSVGDDIELYSDDDRQNVAAIFYNLRQQIIVWEDHPLLSHADYVAPRSSGVKDYIGAFAVSTGIGLDELVKNFKADHDDYKCIMAKAVADRLAEAFAELMHEKVRKELWGYAPQEDLTDEQIILGHYRGIRPAPGYPAYPDHTEKATLFKILDATKNTGINLTETFAMFPTAAVSGLYFAHPQSKYFAINTIDQDQITDYAKRKKISVQEAEKWLGSNLRY
- a CDS encoding glycosyltransferase family 2 protein; the encoded protein is MQAPILSIIFSFRNEEHVLQELISRVRAVLTKEKEHNAIAGWELIFVNDASNDRSLEVLLRHAQNTKDIKIITMSRVFGVAPCVMAGLAQAQGDAAIYMDADLQDPPELIPEMLKAMREQNADVVHTVRRSRQGESAFKLFITKIGYRILNRYSTVPIPQEAGDFKLLSRRVIDHLLLLKEINPFMRGLVAWVGFKQVFIAYDRQARFAGKSKFFVLGKKVISNFLNSAIINFSSVPLKIASYCGLSAILVSILFAMNALIQNINGAAIPGWTALMLVIIFIGGVQLFCIGMIGLYLNAVHEQSKMRPNYIIESTYGINPRA
- a CDS encoding cobalamin-binding protein — protein: MRIVSLIASSTEIVCALGFEGSLVGRSHECDYPLDVRQLPACSEPKFNIHGTSREIDERVKTIVRESLSVYRVDTERLKALKPDVIITQDHCEVCAVSLKDVQEAVCDWVGDEVKIVTLRPNALLDVWQGIRQVADALGQPNQAEKLIRHCQERMSDIARKTKSLPQHPSVACIEWIEPLMCAGNWVPELVEMAGGKDLFGKPGEHSPWMSWEQLHQADPEVIIVMPCGWDIERIRQEMPILMKNPGWHQLKAVRQNKVYLTDGNQYFNRPGPRLVESLEILAEIMHPKVFQFGHEGVGWQR